The Limnochorda sp. LNt genome includes a region encoding these proteins:
- a CDS encoding glutamate synthase-related protein, whose translation MEPLRLVASRPDAYARRYEHGSCGLVAVFARDPAPSRRTLDAALEALQLLTHRAGRIDGEGDGCGVQTDIPRAIWAERLRRAGHDPDLAMQPWFAVAHLFVGPTGTGAALPDGEAVLQGIEALLARRGIRVLVSLDDGFRADALGPRGRSQAPAFWQLGLWVEPEHQGLWPPSTALQGDGTLASGRRRAQTAAGSRLFEAAVAIERRFAGVHVVSMSTHTVVYKVVGDARGLAAAYTDLTDPAFATRAVIGHNRYSTNTAPTFDRAQPFSLLAHNGEINTIRRLVMEADQIGVPTVPGGSDSQNLNRTADTLVHRWGYSLAEAVEILFPPILDEMERQPEPIRACYAHFRRAWGPFAQGPAAILARHRDEAVMAVDALGLRPLWEVPTREWVIFASEPGIVPTAQLVDDPRPLGPGEKVGVTLEPGGVRVMPYPLLQERIVSRWRRRLGPLLDDEARDDRAARPTAPPPTESPSPDPAVEMPEASLQRLMAAWAWQADDVKLVEAMVETGSEPIGSLGYDAPLAALSPDLHNLSDYFKETVAVVTNPAIDREREMEHFSTQVVIGGRPALQAWQTVRDPAPLALELRLPLLVGGAPTGSVLGPGQARQVAERLGTRRWEDLLVELPAVVLPARRRSGESLEQALQRLGRQACEAVSSGKRLVALDDEGLFEDEAGGVWIDPHLAVAAVDAALRRAAGLRRRAGLVLRSGALRNLHDVVVALGFGADAVAPWMMMELAARRAAAGGDVAAGVERLAEALRKGIEKVLSTLGIHELRGYARLFSCIGLSPDLVRLLEVDGYAASERAGIGWSQLEAETARRRAIAAGREPAQLVRPPRHWPRLWKAVGAVARGEEAYAGLAARIEALERESAVALRHLLALRPPRDVAPVDPVQVDLSIGEHALPFVISSMSFGSQGERAYRAYLEAAVRAGIVCLNGEGGEIADLVGRYPRHRGIQVASGRFGVEAAMLNGAWVIEIKIGQGAKPGEGGHLPGRKVSAKVAQARHARPGVDLISPSNNHDIYSIEDLAQLIHELKTVSPRSRIAVKVPVVPGIGTIGVGIVKAGADIVNLSGFDGGTGAARQHALRHVGLPAELGIVELHRALVAAGLRERVEIWADGGMRSALDVMRCILLGANRVGFGTLAMVAIGCTICRGCQLDTCHVGIATQIEDLEEALARGLKRFVPRQTEQAAEALARLLAAMGDQLRQLAAGLGASRLQDLVGRSDCLEQVALQDRVDLGELLQPAWPVPGRAAQPHDVEVDDQLVPAAVAVGAGEGPQATTSPTLVVDGAGCCDRVLATPLAGQQVRRRLTSTTRLEVQGAAAVGNGAGAFLVEGLELVVQGGAQDGAAKCARGGRMVILKGVGATGRRVNGAVGKSFAYGAQGGRLFVQGEADSRAAIRLSGADVVFGALPRAPIDDARGHMTCTAQLKGFAFEYMTGGRAVVLGDPGPWICSGMTGGVVYLRLAPHLGLDEAALRRRIARGARVELRPLDERGVADIQELLGEYVGYLRESGQHAEAAEVERLAADCRACFVEVRPIHEQVDPHVSTE comes from the coding sequence ATGGAGCCCTTGCGACTGGTGGCCAGTCGGCCCGACGCCTATGCCCGCCGATACGAGCACGGGAGCTGTGGCCTGGTGGCCGTCTTCGCGAGAGACCCCGCGCCTTCGCGGCGGACGCTGGATGCCGCCCTGGAGGCGCTGCAGCTCCTGACGCACCGCGCCGGCCGCATCGATGGCGAGGGTGACGGGTGCGGCGTCCAGACCGACATCCCTCGGGCGATCTGGGCGGAGCGCCTGCGACGCGCCGGACACGACCCTGACCTCGCCATGCAGCCGTGGTTCGCCGTCGCCCACCTGTTCGTCGGGCCGACCGGCACGGGTGCGGCGCTGCCGGACGGCGAGGCAGTCCTCCAGGGCATCGAGGCGCTGCTGGCCCGTCGCGGGATACGGGTGCTGGTGAGCCTCGACGACGGTTTTCGAGCCGACGCGCTCGGGCCACGAGGGCGAAGCCAGGCGCCGGCCTTCTGGCAACTCGGACTGTGGGTGGAGCCGGAGCACCAGGGGCTGTGGCCACCCTCCACCGCGCTGCAGGGCGACGGGACGCTGGCCTCCGGCCGCAGACGGGCCCAGACGGCGGCCGGCAGCCGGCTGTTCGAGGCGGCGGTAGCCATCGAGCGACGCTTCGCCGGGGTGCACGTGGTCTCCATGAGCACCCACACCGTGGTCTACAAGGTGGTGGGAGATGCCCGCGGGCTCGCCGCCGCCTACACCGACCTGACGGACCCGGCGTTCGCGACCCGGGCGGTCATCGGGCACAACCGCTACTCCACCAACACCGCCCCCACCTTCGACCGGGCACAGCCCTTCTCGCTGCTGGCGCACAACGGGGAGATCAACACCATCCGCCGGCTCGTCATGGAGGCCGACCAGATCGGGGTGCCGACCGTGCCGGGCGGCAGCGACTCCCAAAACCTCAACCGCACGGCCGACACCCTGGTCCACCGGTGGGGCTACTCGCTGGCGGAGGCGGTGGAGATCCTCTTCCCGCCCATCCTGGACGAGATGGAGCGGCAGCCCGAGCCCATCCGGGCCTGCTATGCCCACTTCCGCCGGGCATGGGGGCCCTTCGCCCAGGGGCCCGCGGCCATCCTCGCCCGGCACCGCGACGAGGCGGTCATGGCGGTGGACGCCCTGGGGTTGCGGCCGTTGTGGGAGGTGCCGACCCGGGAGTGGGTCATCTTCGCCTCCGAGCCCGGCATCGTGCCCACCGCCCAGCTGGTGGACGATCCCCGTCCCCTGGGGCCCGGGGAGAAGGTAGGCGTGACGCTGGAGCCGGGTGGGGTGCGCGTCATGCCGTATCCGCTGCTCCAGGAGCGCATCGTGAGCCGCTGGCGCCGCCGTCTGGGCCCGCTCCTCGACGACGAGGCGCGCGACGACCGGGCGGCCCGCCCCACCGCACCGCCGCCGACCGAGTCCCCGAGCCCTGACCCGGCCGTCGAGATGCCCGAGGCTTCGCTGCAGCGTCTGATGGCCGCGTGGGCATGGCAGGCCGACGACGTCAAACTCGTCGAGGCGATGGTCGAGACGGGCAGCGAGCCCATCGGCTCCCTCGGCTACGACGCGCCCCTGGCGGCCCTCTCCCCCGACCTGCACAACCTGTCCGACTACTTCAAAGAGACCGTGGCGGTCGTGACCAACCCGGCCATCGACCGCGAACGCGAGATGGAGCACTTCTCCACGCAGGTCGTCATCGGCGGCCGCCCGGCCCTGCAGGCATGGCAGACGGTCCGCGACCCGGCGCCTCTCGCGCTGGAGCTGCGGCTGCCGCTGCTGGTGGGCGGCGCCCCGACCGGGTCGGTGCTGGGGCCTGGCCAGGCGCGGCAGGTGGCCGAGCGGCTGGGGACGCGCCGCTGGGAGGACCTGCTCGTCGAGTTGCCGGCCGTGGTGTTGCCGGCCCGCCGGCGATCAGGGGAGTCGCTCGAGCAGGCGCTGCAGCGTCTGGGTCGCCAGGCCTGCGAGGCGGTCTCGTCGGGTAAGCGGCTGGTCGCGCTGGACGACGAGGGCCTCTTCGAGGACGAGGCGGGGGGCGTCTGGATCGATCCGCACCTGGCGGTGGCCGCGGTCGACGCCGCCCTGCGGCGAGCTGCCGGCTTGCGCCGGCGCGCGGGGCTGGTGCTGAGGAGCGGAGCCCTGCGCAATCTGCACGACGTGGTCGTGGCCCTGGGCTTCGGCGCCGATGCGGTCGCGCCGTGGATGATGATGGAGCTGGCCGCCCGGCGGGCAGCCGCCGGGGGCGACGTGGCAGCCGGCGTCGAGCGCCTGGCGGAGGCGTTGCGCAAGGGCATCGAGAAGGTGCTCTCCACGCTGGGGATCCACGAGCTGAGGGGCTACGCCCGGCTCTTCTCCTGCATCGGGCTGTCGCCCGATCTCGTGCGGCTGCTGGAGGTGGACGGCTATGCCGCCTCCGAGCGGGCCGGCATCGGGTGGAGCCAGCTGGAGGCCGAGACGGCTCGTCGCCGTGCCATCGCCGCCGGCCGGGAGCCCGCGCAGCTGGTGCGGCCTCCCCGGCACTGGCCTCGCCTCTGGAAGGCCGTGGGCGCGGTGGCGCGGGGAGAGGAGGCGTACGCCGGACTCGCCGCGCGCATCGAGGCGCTGGAGCGGGAGAGCGCCGTGGCGCTCCGTCACCTGCTCGCCCTGCGCCCGCCCCGCGACGTGGCCCCGGTGGACCCCGTGCAGGTGGACCTCTCCATCGGAGAGCACGCGTTGCCCTTCGTCATCAGCTCCATGTCGTTCGGCTCGCAGGGTGAGCGGGCTTACCGGGCCTATCTGGAGGCGGCCGTGCGGGCGGGGATCGTCTGCCTCAACGGGGAGGGCGGCGAGATCGCCGACCTGGTGGGCCGCTACCCGCGTCACCGGGGGATCCAGGTGGCGTCGGGCCGCTTCGGCGTCGAGGCCGCGATGCTCAACGGCGCCTGGGTCATCGAGATCAAGATCGGCCAGGGGGCCAAGCCGGGCGAGGGAGGGCACCTGCCGGGCCGCAAGGTGTCGGCCAAGGTGGCGCAGGCCCGCCACGCCCGGCCGGGGGTCGACCTCATCTCGCCCTCCAACAACCACGACATCTACTCCATCGAGGACCTGGCCCAGCTCATCCACGAGCTCAAGACGGTCAGCCCCCGCTCCCGGATCGCCGTCAAGGTGCCGGTGGTGCCGGGGATAGGCACCATCGGCGTCGGGATCGTCAAGGCCGGCGCCGACATCGTCAACCTCAGCGGCTTCGACGGGGGGACGGGGGCGGCCCGGCAGCACGCGCTGCGGCACGTCGGGTTGCCGGCGGAGCTCGGGATCGTCGAGCTTCACCGGGCCCTGGTGGCGGCAGGGCTCAGGGAGCGGGTGGAGATCTGGGCCGACGGCGGCATGCGCAGCGCCCTCGACGTGATGCGGTGCATCCTGCTGGGCGCCAACCGGGTCGGCTTCGGCACCCTGGCCATGGTGGCCATCGGCTGCACCATCTGCCGCGGCTGCCAGCTCGACACGTGTCACGTCGGCATCGCCACCCAGATCGAGGACCTCGAGGAGGCCCTGGCCCGGGGGCTCAAGCGATTCGTCCCGCGGCAGACCGAGCAGGCGGCCGAGGCCCTGGCCCGGCTGCTGGCGGCCATGGGCGACCAACTCCGGCAGCTCGCGGCGGGGCTGGGGGCCTCGAGGCTGCAGGATCTGGTAGGCCGCAGCGACTGCCTGGAGCAGGTGGCGCTCCAAGACCGCGTCGACCTGGGGGAGCTGCTGCAGCCGGCATGGCCCGTCCCCGGTCGGGCGGCCCAACCCCATGACGTGGAGGTCGACGACCAGCTCGTACCCGCCGCCGTGGCCGTCGGCGCAGGGGAGGGGCCCCAAGCCACGACCTCACCGACCCTGGTGGTGGACGGGGCCGGGTGCTGCGACCGGGTGCTGGCCACGCCGCTGGCCGGCCAGCAGGTGCGGCGGCGGCTGACGTCCACGACCCGGCTGGAGGTGCAGGGCGCCGCGGCCGTCGGCAACGGGGCGGGGGCCTTCCTGGTGGAGGGCCTGGAGCTCGTGGTGCAGGGCGGTGCCCAGGACGGCGCCGCCAAGTGCGCGAGAGGCGGGCGAATGGTGATCCTGAAGGGCGTGGGCGCCACCGGCCGACGGGTCAACGGTGCCGTGGGCAAGAGCTTCGCCTACGGGGCACAGGGCGGCCGCCTCTTCGTGCAGGGAGAGGCCGACTCTCGAGCGGCCATCCGGCTCTCGGGGGCCGACGTGGTCTTCGGAGCGCTGCCCCGGGCGCCCATCGACGACGCGCGAGGCCACATGACGTGCACGGCCCAGCTCAAGGGCTTCGCCTTCGAGTACATGACCGGCGGCCGAGCGGTGGTGCTGGGGGACCCGGGGCCGTGGATCTGCTCGGGCATGACGGGCGGCGTGGTCTACCTGCGCCTGGCGCCGCACCTGGGGCTCGACGAGGCCGCGCTGCGGCGCCGGATCGCCAGGGGCGCCAGGGTGGAGCTGCGGCCCCTGGACGAGCGGGGCGTGGCCGACATCCAGGAGCTGCTGGGCGAGTACGTCGGTTACCTGCGCGAGAGCGGCCAGCATGCCGAGGCCGCCGAGGTCGAACGGCTGGCCGCCGACTGTCGGGCGTGCTTCGTGGAGGTGCGGCCGATCCACGAGCAGGTCGACCCGCACGTGTCGACCGAATGA
- the rsmI gene encoding 16S rRNA (cytidine(1402)-2'-O)-methyltransferase encodes MSGTLWVCATPIGNLQDVSLRLLETLQRVDLIAAEDTRRTLKLLNAHGIRRPLVSFHEHNARQRLPELLARLHAGQSVALVTDAGTPVVSDPGADLVRAAHEAGVAVRVIPGASAVVAALAVAGLPAEPFWFEGFLPARRRARLRRLEWLRALPATLVFFEAPHRLGESLADMAAVLGDREAALARELTKVHESVVRDTLSGLARRVEQGEVPAVGELTLVVAPPAPGSPEPGPSGEPGSD; translated from the coding sequence GTGAGCGGCACGCTCTGGGTCTGCGCCACCCCCATCGGCAACCTGCAGGACGTCTCGCTCAGGCTCCTGGAGACCCTGCAGCGGGTGGACCTGATCGCCGCGGAGGACACCCGACGTACCCTCAAGCTCCTCAATGCCCACGGCATCCGGAGGCCGCTGGTCAGCTTCCACGAGCACAATGCCCGCCAGCGGCTGCCGGAGTTGCTGGCGCGCCTGCACGCCGGCCAGAGCGTGGCGCTGGTGACCGACGCCGGCACCCCCGTGGTCTCCGACCCGGGTGCGGATCTGGTGCGGGCCGCCCACGAAGCGGGCGTCGCGGTGCGGGTGATCCCGGGCGCCTCGGCGGTGGTGGCGGCCCTGGCGGTCGCGGGGCTGCCGGCGGAGCCCTTCTGGTTCGAGGGATTCCTGCCGGCGAGGCGCCGGGCGCGGCTGCGGCGCCTGGAGTGGCTGCGGGCGCTCCCTGCGACGCTGGTCTTCTTCGAGGCGCCGCACCGGCTCGGCGAGAGCCTGGCCGACATGGCCGCCGTCCTGGGCGACCGGGAGGCGGCCCTGGCACGGGAGCTGACCAAGGTGCACGAGTCCGTCGTGCGTGACACGCTCTCCGGCCTGGCCCGGCGGGTGGAGCAGGGCGAGGTGCCTGCGGTGGGCGAGCTGACCCTGGTGGTGGCTCCGCCTGCTCCCGGATCTCCGGAGCCCGGCCCCTCCGGGGAGCCCGGCTCCGACTGA